One Bacillota bacterium DNA segment encodes these proteins:
- a CDS encoding cell division protein ZapA, whose translation MSIRENRVEVEIAGEPYVLKGEATPEHIERVATLLNQKIKEVRIRNPRLPLLKSAVVAALNIVDEYLVMKDDHENLIRLIEAERVK comes from the coding sequence GTGTCAATAAGGGAAAATCGGGTTGAAGTCGAGATTGCCGGGGAACCTTATGTTTTAAAAGGCGAAGCGACCCCGGAACACATCGAACGCGTAGCGACGCTTCTGAACCAGAAAATCAAGGAAGTAAGGATTCGCAACCCGCGTCTTCCGTTGCTGAAGTCGGCCGTCGTGGCGGCGTTGAATATCGTGGACGAATACCTTGTAATGAAGGATGACCACGAGAACCTGATCCGGTTGATAGAGGCCGAACGGGTGAAATAA